The DNA region AGATAGATGCAGCAAGCACGGCATTGGCATGGCCATCCTTCACGCCCGCGACCAAGTCGTCGAGATCGCCGACCCCGCCCGAAGCGATGACGGGCACGCGGACGGAATCGGCGATCGCCCGGGTGAGTTCAAGATCGTAGCCGGCTTTCGTACCGTCGCGATCCATGGAAGTGACCAGAAGCTCCCCGGCCCCGCGCGCAACCATCTTCTGCGCAAATTCCAAGGCATCGATGCCGGTCGCATTGCGTCCGCCGTGGGTATAGATTTCCCAGGCGCTCAAGTTGTCCTGGCCAACGGCTTGGGTGCGGCGCCGCTTGGCGTCGATCGAAACGACGATGCATTGGTCGCCGAACTTGTCAGCCGCTTCGGCGACGAAATCCGGGTTGTTCACCGCCGCTGAGTTGATCGAAACCTTGTCGGCACCGCAAAGAAGTAGCTTGCGGATATCGGCGAGGCTGCGCACGCCGCCGCCGACGGTCAGCGGCATGAAGCACTGCTCGGCAGTGCGGGAAACGACGTCAAAAATGGTTTCGCGGTTGTCGGAAGAAGCCGTGATGTCGAGGAAGCAGAGTTCGTCGGCGCCGGCTGCATCATAGGCTTTCGCAGCCTCGACCGGATCGCCGGCATCAATCAGATTGACGAAATTGACGCCCTTGACGACACGGCCGTCCTTGACGTCGAGGCAGGGGATGACGCGGGCTTTCAGGGTCATTGTGCATTATCCTTTTGCCGCGCCGCCTTGATCAGCGCCAAGGCTTCCTTGGGGTCGATACGCCCATCATACAGCGCGCGGCCGGAGATGGCACCTTCCAGCTTGCGGGCGTCGGGCTGCAGCATGCGCTTCACATCCCGGATCGAAGCGAGCCCGCCCGAGGCGATCACCGGGATCGAAACGGCATCGGCAAGCTCCAGCGTCGAGGCCCAGTTGATGCCGGTCAGGATCCCGTCGCGATCGATATCCGTGTATATGATCGCCGCGACGCCGGCACCTTCGAATTTCCTGGCAAGTTCGATGACGCCAAGCTCGGACGCTTCCGCCCAACCTTCGACGGCAACCTTACCGCCTTTCGCATCGATACCAACGGCAACGCGGCCGGGAAACTGCTTGCAGGCTTCGATAACAAGCGCCGGATCGCGAACGGCGATCGTGCCGAGGATCACGCGGGTCAGGCCACGTACCAGCCAGCTTTCGATATGGGCAAGCGTCCGGATGCCGCCACCGAGCTGCACCGGGTTCGTCGTTGCCTTGAGGATTGCATCGACAGCGGCTCCATTGACGCTCTCGCCAGCAAAGGCACCGTTGAGGTCAACGACATGAAGCCATTCGAAGCCCTGATCCTCGAAGGTTTTCGCCTGCGCGGCAGGGTCGGGGTTGTAGACCGTTGCCTGCTCCATGTCGCCGAGCTTCAGGCGAACGCAGTGGCCGTCCTTCAGGTCAATGGCGGGAAATAATATCATGTGATTCAGTCCTTGCAGGTTGCGCGAGCCTAAGGCTTCCAGCGCAGGAAATTGGTGATCAGGGCAAGACCAAGCTTCTGGCTTTTTTCCGGATGGAATTGCGAACCGGCCATATTGTCGCGTCCGACGAAGGCCGTCATCGGCCCGCCATACTCTGTCGTCGCAATGACGTCACCGGCGTTCCTGGCGGCCAAATGGTAGGAATGCACAAAATAGGCATGCAGACCATCAGGCCCTGTCGGAATGCCTTCGAAGAGCGGATGCGGATGCTTGAGGTCGAGCGTGTTCCAGCCGATCTGCGGTATCTTGAGATCGGGATCGTTGGGGTTCATTTCGACGACGTCGCCAGGAATCCAGCCAAAACCTCGCGTCACCGTCTTTTCGAGGCCGCGTGACGACATCAGTTGCATGCCGACACAGATGCCGAGGAAGGGCCGAGCCTTCCTTTCGACCGCTTCGATCAGCGCCTCGGCCAGGCCGGGAACAGCATCGAGCCCGTGGCGGCAATCGGCATAGGCACCGACGCCCGGCAGAACGATGCGGTCGGCCGACGCGACATTGTCGGCCTTGTCCGTCAGGTCGATATGCGCGTCGATGCCTGCCTCGCGCGCTGCACGCTCAAAGGCCTTTGTTGCCGAGCGCAGATTGCCCGAGCCGTAGTCGATAATTGCGACGCGCATTAGCGTCCTCCGTTAAACCCAAAGAGACCAAGCGAAGTCGTATTGCCGTTGCGGCGGGGGGAAGGCGGATGTCGCTCCCATTCCGGCGCGGGCATGCTGTCGCCATCTGCATTGGTCTCAAAATTCGAAAAGTAGATCTCTTCTGCGGTCGCAAGCGAATCCGCGGTGATCACGGCTTCCTCGTTCCAGCCTTTGGAAGCGAGATTTCGGATCCGCAGGTTCTGGCCCTCGAAACCGGCCAGAATGCAGGTACCAATTGTGATCGCAAAACCTGCCGGCCAGAGCCCGGGCCGATCCATAAGAACACCGCCCAGGCCTTGAAGCAGGAATGCTGCAATCGCATGGAGCCAAAGCCGGTGCGCAAGAAGCCATAGCCAGGGGAAAAGAAAGCCGAGCAGGGTGAAGCCGTCGCGGATGACGCGCGTCTTCTCATGGGTGACATCCGTTCCGCCCGGAGGCGTCAGAACCAGATAGCTGGAAGTCATATCGTTCAAGCTCCCTGAAGGGGCTCAGACGAGCGTGCCCTTCGTCGAGGGAACACGGCCCGCCTGTCTCGGATCGATCTCTGTCGCCATGCGCAGCGCGCGGGCAACGGCCTTGAAGCAGGTCTCTGCAATATGATGGTTGTTGGCACCATATTGGTTCAAGATATGCAAGGTGATGCCGGCGTTCTGCGCCAGTGCTTGGAAGAATTCGCGGACAAGTTCGGTGTCGAAGGCGCCGATCTTCGGCGCGCTGAAGGCGACATTCCAGACCAGGAACGGACGACCGGAAAGATCGACAGCAGCTTTCGTCATCGTCTCGTCCATGGCAAGGTCGATCGAAGCATAGCGGGTGATGCCGCGGCGGTCGCCGAGCGCTTTTGCAATCGCCTGGCCTATCGCGATCCCGGTATCTTCGACTGTGTGGTGATCGTCGATATGCAGGTCGCCCTTCGTTTCGATGTCCATGTCGATCAGTGAGTGTCGCGAAAGCTGGTCTAGCATATGGTCGAAGAAGCCGACGCCCGTCGAAATCTTGGCTTTGCCGCTGCCGTCAAGATTGACGGAAACGGAAACCGAAGTCTCTTTCGTCTTGCGGGAAACACTGCCCGTGCGGCTTGCTGCAGTATCGGCCATATGGCTGCTCCATCGGGAATGACGGCCGTTCCTTATCAGGCGTTCCATAAAATATCCAGAAGCGCACCGGCAGAAAAACCCGCCCATTTGCAATCGCCATCGGCAAACTTACATAGGGCTCACAGGGGCCGGTGAGCGGCTCGGCGTAACGCCCGCTGATCCGGGCAAGGATGTTTTGATGACAACGATTATTACAATTCGAAAGGGCGGCAAGGTGGTGATGGCCGGTGACGGCCAGGTCAGCCTCGGTCAGACCGTTATGAAGGGCAATGCCCGCAAGGTGCGGCGTATTGGCAAGGGCGAGGTCATTGCCGGTTTCGCGGGCGCGACCGCGGACGCCTTTACGCTGCTCGAGCGCCTTGAAAAGAAGCTCGAACAATATCCGGGCCAACTGATGCGCGCAGCCGTCGAACTCGCCAAGGACTGGCGCACGGACAAGTATCTTCGCAACCTCGAAGCCATGATGCTGGTCGCAGACAAATCGATAACACTGGCAGTCACCGGCAACGGCGATGTTCTGGAGCCTGAGCATGGCGCTACGGCGATCGGCTCCGGCGGCAACTTCGCCTTGGCGGCAGCGCGTGCCCTGATGGATACGGACAAGTCCGCAGAAGAGGTCGCTCGCCGAGCGCTGGATATCGCAGCCGACATCTGCGTCTATACGAACCACAACGTGGTGATGGAAACACTGGATGCTGAAAGCTAAGCCTGTCTCGCGATATCGTTTCCGCGACGTCTGCCGCGAGGATCTCCCGCTTCTGGCGCAATGGCTTACGGAGCCGCATGTCGCGAGATGGTGGGGCGAACCTGCAACGGAGCTTGGTTCGATCGAAGAGGCAATGACGAGTAAGGAAACCCGGCCGATGATCGTGGAACTGGACGGAAAGCCTATAGGCTATCTGCAAAGTTACGATCCTCATCTCGAGGAGGGCCATCCCTATCGCGATCAGCCGAAGGGTACGCTCGGCATCGACATTTCGATCGGTATCCCGGAACTGACGGGCAAAGGCCACGGTGCTGCGATCATCCGCAAGCTTGCGTCCGAGCTTTTTGCAGGTGGCGCCACGCGCATCGTGATCGATCCGGATCCTGAAAACGTTCAGGCGATCAGGGCTTACGAGAAGGCGGGCTTTCGCTACGTCGATAAAAGAACTTCCATTTACGGTCCGGCCCATTTCATGGCACTGGACGCACCCGGAGAAACGGAATTACCATGACCACCTTTTCCCCTCGCGAGATCGTTTCCGAACTCGACCGCTACATTATCGGTCAGCATGAGGCCAAGCGCGCCGTGGCGATCGCGCTCCGCAACCGCTGGCGCCGCCAGCAGCTCGATCCAAGCCTGCGCGACGAAGTGATGCCCAAGAATATCCTGATGATCGGCCCGACCGGCGTCGGCAAAACGGAGATTTCGCGCCGTCTTGCCAAACTTGCCGGTGCGCCTTTCATCAAGGTCGAGGCGACCAAGTTCACCGAGGTCGGCTATGTCGGCCGCGATGTCGAACAGATCATCCGCGACCTCGTCGAGATCGGCATCGGGCTCGCGCGCGACAAGAAGCGCGCCGAGGTCGAATCGAAGGCGCATATGAGCGCCGAGGAACGTGTGCTTGATGCCCTTGTCGGGTCTACCGCTTCTCCTGCCACGCGTGACAGCTTCCGCAAGAAGCTGCGCAATGGCGAACTGGACGATAAGGAGATTGATATCGAGGTTGCCGATAGCGGCGCGGGCATGGGCGGCTTTGAAATCCCCGGCATGCCCGGTGCCAATATCGGTGTTCTCAACATCTCGGAAATGTTCGGCAAGGCGCTGGGCGGGCGTACCAAAAAGGTCCGCACCACTGTTAAAGCCTCCTATACCGATCTGATCCGGGACGAGTCCGACAAGCTGATCGACAACGAAGTCATCCAGCGCGAAGCCGTGCGTGCTGTCGAGAATGACGGCATCGTCTTCCTCGATGAGATCGACAAGATTGCAGCGCGCGACGGCGGGATGGGTGCCGGCGTGTCGCGCGAGGGGGTGCAGCGCGATTTGCTACCGCTCGTCGAAGGAACGACTGTCTCCACGAAGTACGGGCCGGTGAAGACCGACCACGTTCTTTTCATCGCCTCGGGCGCCTTCCATGTCTCGAAGCCTTCCGATCTCTTGCCGGAATTGCAGGGCCGCCTGCCGATCCGTGTCGAACTTCGTCCGCTGACCAAGGAAGACTTTCGCCGTATCCTGACAGAAACCGAGGCAAGCCTGATCCGCCAGTATCGCGCGCTCATGGAAACAGAGAACCTGAACCTCGAATTTACCGACGACGCGATTGATGCCTTGGCCGATGTCGCCGTCCATCTGAACTCATCGGTCGAAAACATCGGCGCTCGCAGGCTGCAGACCGTGATGGAACGTGTGTTGGACGACATCTCGTTTAATGCCCCGGATCGCGGCGGTTCGGCGGTGAAGATCGACTCCGCCTATGTGCGTGAGCATGTCGGCGATCTGGCGCAGAACACGGACCTCTCGCGTTTCATCCTGTGATATTGCCGCATCGGTCGAAACCTTTGCGGGTTTCGCGCCGGATTTCGGCAGTCTGAACTCTCGACAGCGGGCCTTTTACTACTTAGTGAAGGCCCGTTTTGTTTGTGGACGCGGCTTTATTCGGCCAAGATTCTGGTCCAGTCAGCGCGCTTCGCCATGAAGACGATATAATAGCCAGAGGACGGAATAGCTGATCGTGCGACGCCTTTTGACATGCCTCCTGATCGCCGTTGCGGCACTTACATCCGTGCCCGCCCATGCGATGCAGGTCGTGCCGCCCGGCAACCGCAACGTCGAGCAGCCTGCGGTCCCTGGCGCATCCGTCCGCCGCACCAAGGGTACCAAGACGACCTTCGATCGCAAGTATGAGAAGGTTTATGAGCTACTCTCCACCGATCACGAGCTGATGAGCAAGATCAGGAAGACGGCGGCCGCTTACGGCATTGAACCCATCCACATCATCGGGGCCATCGTCGGCGAGCACACCTATAACGTCGACGCCTATGACCGCCTTCAATCCTATTACGTCAAGGCCGCTTCCTACGCCGGCGAGAGCTTCCGTTTTGCCTATGAAGGCGAGGATGTCGACACCTTCGTCGATCGTCCACAGTTTGCCGAGTGCAACGGCAAGCGCGATTCCTATCTGCTTTGGAGCTGCCGTGAGGATGTCTGGGAAAGCGAGTTCCGCGGCAGGACCGTCGGCGGCAAGAGCTTCCCGAACAACCGCTTCAGCGCCGTGTTCTTCCAGCCGTTTTATGCCGGTCAAACCTTCGGTCTCGGCCAGGTGAACCCGCTGACGGCATTGATGCTGTCGGATCTGGTCAGCCGTGTTTCCGGCTATCCGAGACTGAACGAAAAGGATGCCGGCGCCGTTTACCGCGCCATCATGGAGCCGGATATCTCGCTCGCGTTCGTTGCGGCCTCCATCCGCCAGTCGATAGATGATTACAAGCAGATTACCGGCATGGATATTTCGAACAATCCCGGCCTGACCGCCACGCTTTACAATGTCGGCAATTCGCGCCAGCGCGCATCGGCTCTTGCCGCGAGGAACCAGGTCGCAGGTGCGATAGTCTGGCCGGAGGAGAATTATTACGGCTGGCTGATCAACGACAAGCTGGACGAGCTTGAGGGCCTGCTCTAACGTTCGCCTGGCGGGAGGCTATAATCTTCCGCGAAAGGCTTTGCCATGGATATGCGACCGGAACCGTTTGTTCCACCCGCGCCGCTGCCGCGCTCCGTGCCACCGTCGCGGCTGGAGATCATCCGCACGATCTTTCGCAATCCCTTGGAGCTTTGGGGCGAGCCGTCCTACACACTTCCCTGGATCAAGGACCGCTTCTTCGGCGACAGCACGA from Rhizobium sullae includes:
- the hisF gene encoding imidazole glycerol phosphate synthase subunit HisF: MTLKARVIPCLDVKDGRVVKGVNFVNLIDAGDPVEAAKAYDAAGADELCFLDITASSDNRETIFDVVSRTAEQCFMPLTVGGGVRSLADIRKLLLCGADKVSINSAAVNNPDFVAEAADKFGDQCIVVSIDAKRRRTQAVGQDNLSAWEIYTHGGRNATGIDALEFAQKMVARGAGELLVTSMDRDGTKAGYDLELTRAIADSVRVPVIASGGVGDLDDLVAGVKDGHANAVLAASIFHFGTYSVGEAKHYMSSHGIAMRLD
- the hisA gene encoding 1-(5-phosphoribosyl)-5-[(5-phosphoribosylamino)methylideneamino]imidazole-4-carboxamide isomerase, whose translation is MILFPAIDLKDGHCVRLKLGDMEQATVYNPDPAAQAKTFEDQGFEWLHVVDLNGAFAGESVNGAAVDAILKATTNPVQLGGGIRTLAHIESWLVRGLTRVILGTIAVRDPALVIEACKQFPGRVAVGIDAKGGKVAVEGWAEASELGVIELARKFEGAGVAAIIYTDIDRDGILTGINWASTLELADAVSIPVIASGGLASIRDVKRMLQPDARKLEGAISGRALYDGRIDPKEALALIKAARQKDNAQ
- the hisH gene encoding imidazole glycerol phosphate synthase subunit HisH, whose protein sequence is MRVAIIDYGSGNLRSATKAFERAAREAGIDAHIDLTDKADNVASADRIVLPGVGAYADCRHGLDAVPGLAEALIEAVERKARPFLGICVGMQLMSSRGLEKTVTRGFGWIPGDVVEMNPNDPDLKIPQIGWNTLDLKHPHPLFEGIPTGPDGLHAYFVHSYHLAARNAGDVIATTEYGGPMTAFVGRDNMAGSQFHPEKSQKLGLALITNFLRWKP
- a CDS encoding DUF2628 domain-containing protein, whose translation is MTSSYLVLTPPGGTDVTHEKTRVIRDGFTLLGFLFPWLWLLAHRLWLHAIAAFLLQGLGGVLMDRPGLWPAGFAITIGTCILAGFEGQNLRIRNLASKGWNEEAVITADSLATAEEIYFSNFETNADGDSMPAPEWERHPPSPRRNGNTTSLGLFGFNGGR
- the hisB gene encoding imidazoleglycerol-phosphate dehydratase HisB, with amino-acid sequence MADTAASRTGSVSRKTKETSVSVSVNLDGSGKAKISTGVGFFDHMLDQLSRHSLIDMDIETKGDLHIDDHHTVEDTGIAIGQAIAKALGDRRGITRYASIDLAMDETMTKAAVDLSGRPFLVWNVAFSAPKIGAFDTELVREFFQALAQNAGITLHILNQYGANNHHIAETCFKAVARALRMATEIDPRQAGRVPSTKGTLV
- the hslV gene encoding ATP-dependent protease subunit HslV; this encodes MTTIITIRKGGKVVMAGDGQVSLGQTVMKGNARKVRRIGKGEVIAGFAGATADAFTLLERLEKKLEQYPGQLMRAAVELAKDWRTDKYLRNLEAMMLVADKSITLAVTGNGDVLEPEHGATAIGSGGNFALAAARALMDTDKSAEEVARRALDIAADICVYTNHNVVMETLDAES
- a CDS encoding GNAT family N-acetyltransferase, with amino-acid sequence MLKAKPVSRYRFRDVCREDLPLLAQWLTEPHVARWWGEPATELGSIEEAMTSKETRPMIVELDGKPIGYLQSYDPHLEEGHPYRDQPKGTLGIDISIGIPELTGKGHGAAIIRKLASELFAGGATRIVIDPDPENVQAIRAYEKAGFRYVDKRTSIYGPAHFMALDAPGETELP
- the hslU gene encoding ATP-dependent protease ATPase subunit HslU, whose protein sequence is MTTFSPREIVSELDRYIIGQHEAKRAVAIALRNRWRRQQLDPSLRDEVMPKNILMIGPTGVGKTEISRRLAKLAGAPFIKVEATKFTEVGYVGRDVEQIIRDLVEIGIGLARDKKRAEVESKAHMSAEERVLDALVGSTASPATRDSFRKKLRNGELDDKEIDIEVADSGAGMGGFEIPGMPGANIGVLNISEMFGKALGGRTKKVRTTVKASYTDLIRDESDKLIDNEVIQREAVRAVENDGIVFLDEIDKIAARDGGMGAGVSREGVQRDLLPLVEGTTVSTKYGPVKTDHVLFIASGAFHVSKPSDLLPELQGRLPIRVELRPLTKEDFRRILTETEASLIRQYRALMETENLNLEFTDDAIDALADVAVHLNSSVENIGARRLQTVMERVLDDISFNAPDRGGSAVKIDSAYVREHVGDLAQNTDLSRFIL
- a CDS encoding DUF1402 family protein; the encoded protein is MRRLLTCLLIAVAALTSVPAHAMQVVPPGNRNVEQPAVPGASVRRTKGTKTTFDRKYEKVYELLSTDHELMSKIRKTAAAYGIEPIHIIGAIVGEHTYNVDAYDRLQSYYVKAASYAGESFRFAYEGEDVDTFVDRPQFAECNGKRDSYLLWSCREDVWESEFRGRTVGGKSFPNNRFSAVFFQPFYAGQTFGLGQVNPLTALMLSDLVSRVSGYPRLNEKDAGAVYRAIMEPDISLAFVAASIRQSIDDYKQITGMDISNNPGLTATLYNVGNSRQRASALAARNQVAGAIVWPEENYYGWLINDKLDELEGLL